One Candidatus Korarchaeota archaeon NZ13-K genomic region harbors:
- a CDS encoding DNA-3-methyladenine glycosylase: protein MSKPAVLERDFFRRRPDLVAVELLGKVVLNGAEWVAGMVTEVEPYFGPEDPASRARKGGDLARTMYGEPCTALVYGVHREWLLNVVAHEDGEAGAVLIRGIVPVDPETLKPVDDPIWGPGRVTRYLRVDKRHHKAFLCRCDKELRLAVGVSVGRDCISRSPRVGVREDLPEPLNFRISCIDRFIVG from the coding sequence ATGTCGAAGCCTGCCGTACTGGAGCGTGACTTCTTCCGCAGGAGGCCCGATCTGGTGGCCGTCGAGCTGCTCGGCAAGGTCGTCCTGAACGGGGCCGAGTGGGTAGCGGGCATGGTCACTGAGGTCGAACCCTACTTCGGCCCCGAGGATCCCGCGTCCAGGGCCAGGAAGGGAGGGGATCTCGCGAGGACCATGTATGGGGAGCCCTGCACGGCCCTCGTTTACGGGGTTCACAGGGAGTGGCTCCTCAACGTGGTGGCTCACGAGGATGGGGAGGCGGGAGCCGTCCTCATAAGGGGCATAGTCCCCGTCGATCCGGAAACCTTGAAGCCCGTTGATGATCCCATATGGGGCCCGGGGCGTGTCACCAGGTACCTCAGGGTGGACAAGCGTCACCATAAGGCCTTCCTTTGCCGTTGCGATAAGGAGCTTCGGCTCGCGGTTGGCGTGAGCGTGGGTCGGGATTGCATCTCGAGATCCCCCAGGGTGGGGGTGAGGGAGGACCTCCCCGAGCCCCTCAACTTCAGGATCTCCTGCATAGATAGGTTCATCGTGGGCTGA